From Cecembia calidifontis, one genomic window encodes:
- the atpH gene encoding ATP synthase F1 subunit delta, protein MSDIKVASRYAKALLELSVEKNQLEEVNRDVNQLLEIAAQNREIVLLLNSPIVNSDKKHNVLKALFEKTGNPITLSFFDIITRKNRSNNLISTAKEFKRQYNQHMGIQVAEVTTTLPLTEELKKSFVEIVKEISGLEKVELIEKIDQSLIGGFVLKVNDRLLDDSLSGKLRNLRLKFAQRYFVKMY, encoded by the coding sequence ATGTCAGATATCAAAGTTGCATCCCGCTATGCCAAAGCACTATTGGAGCTTTCAGTTGAAAAGAATCAGCTGGAAGAAGTGAACAGGGATGTGAATCAGTTATTGGAAATTGCAGCTCAAAACAGGGAGATCGTTCTTCTTCTCAACAGTCCAATAGTCAATTCTGATAAAAAGCATAACGTGTTGAAAGCATTGTTCGAAAAAACAGGTAATCCCATTACTTTGAGTTTTTTCGATATCATCACCAGGAAAAACAGATCCAATAACCTGATCAGTACGGCGAAGGAGTTTAAAAGGCAGTACAATCAGCATATGGGTATTCAAGTGGCGGAGGTGACCACTACCCTCCCTCTTACCGAAGAATTGAAGAAAAGTTTCGTGGAAATTGTTAAAGAAATTTCCGGTCTGGAAAAGGTTGAGCTTATTGAAAAAATTGATCAAAGCCTAATAGGCGGTTTTGTTCTAAAAGTAAATGACAGATTGCTTGACGATTCTTTGAGTGGGAAATTGCGCAACCTGAGGTTGAAATTTGCTCAGAGATATTTCGTCAAGATGTATTAA
- the atpF gene encoding F0F1 ATP synthase subunit B yields the protein MDLILPSSGLIIWQLIGFLALLFLLMKFAWKPILAALDEREKSIEDALKSAEIARNEMANLKAENEKILQEAKIERDQMLLKATETAKQIVEEAKEKAQAEGARMIENAKAAIETEKQAALEEVKVQVGVLSLNIAEKLLKKNFADEKAQQALVEELVKDLKLN from the coding sequence ATGGATCTTATATTACCTAGCTCCGGGCTGATTATCTGGCAACTGATTGGTTTCCTGGCCCTCTTGTTTTTGTTGATGAAATTTGCCTGGAAGCCTATCCTGGCAGCACTGGATGAGCGGGAAAAAAGTATTGAAGATGCGCTCAAGTCGGCAGAAATTGCCAGAAATGAAATGGCCAATCTCAAAGCAGAGAATGAGAAAATCCTTCAAGAGGCCAAAATTGAAAGAGATCAAATGCTTTTGAAGGCTACTGAAACTGCCAAGCAGATTGTGGAAGAAGCTAAGGAAAAAGCACAGGCTGAAGGTGCCAGAATGATCGAAAACGCGAAAGCGGCTATTGAAACCGAAAAGCAAGCAGCTTTGGAAGAAGTTAAAGTTCAGGTAGGGGTTCTTTCCTTGAATATTGCAGAGAAATTGCTTAAAAAGAACTTTGCTGATGAAAAAGCTCAGCAGGCTTTAGTAGAAGAATTGGTTAAAGATCTTAAGCTGAACTAA
- the atpE gene encoding ATP synthase F0 subunit C: protein MLTSILLSAGLALMGAGIGAGIVAIGAGLGIGRIGGQAMESIARQPEAAGKVQTAMLIIAALIEVVSLFAVVVCLLIALNAGGLTF from the coding sequence ATGTTAACTTCAATCTTGTTGTCTGCTGGATTAGCACTTATGGGTGCAGGTATCGGTGCTGGAATTGTAGCAATTGGCGCAGGCCTTGGTATCGGTAGAATCGGTGGTCAAGCTATGGAATCTATTGCCCGTCAGCCTGAGGCTGCTGGTAAAGTTCAGACTGCCATGTTGATCATTGCAGCTCTTATTGAGGTGGTATCCCTGTTTGCAGTAGTAGTTTGTCTACTTATTGCTTTGAACGCAGGTGGTCTTACCTTCTAA
- the atpB gene encoding F0F1 ATP synthase subunit A, whose translation MLRKFLYLSVLFSAFFLTLSTPVSAAGDDEDKTGFIMHHIKDSYEWHFATFGHTHLTLPLPVIIYSSDRGLEFYMSSDFQDPETHKFGKAFAHNGYYIDEHEHLYSVDGRAFTDLSITKNVAMMFLLIIVMASLVLSAAKHYKKNGISAPKGAAALIEPIVVFVRDEIAHKAIGPKYRKFVPYLLTLFFFIWIGNLMGLMPGAANLTGNIAVTMTLAVLTFIVVNVNGNKEYWKHVFMTPGVPVPLLLVIVPVEIIGLFTKPFALMVRLFVAITAGHIVILAFIALVFIFESYAIGVVSTLMVTFLNIIELLVATIQAYVFTLFSAMYIGAAVADHEHH comes from the coding sequence ATGCTCCGTAAGTTCCTTTACTTAAGTGTTTTATTTTCAGCGTTTTTCCTAACGTTGTCCACACCTGTGTCCGCTGCTGGGGATGATGAAGACAAAACTGGCTTTATCATGCATCACATCAAGGATTCATACGAATGGCATTTTGCCACCTTCGGACACACACACTTGACCCTTCCTTTGCCGGTTATTATTTATTCTTCAGACAGAGGTTTGGAATTTTACATGTCCTCCGACTTCCAGGATCCGGAGACCCACAAATTTGGAAAAGCATTTGCGCATAACGGCTACTACATAGATGAACATGAGCACCTCTATAGTGTAGATGGAAGAGCCTTCACAGACCTTTCCATCACAAAAAATGTGGCCATGATGTTCTTGTTAATCATCGTGATGGCAAGCTTGGTGCTATCTGCTGCTAAACATTACAAGAAAAACGGAATCAGTGCACCAAAAGGTGCTGCAGCACTCATAGAGCCAATCGTTGTTTTTGTAAGAGATGAAATTGCCCACAAGGCCATTGGTCCTAAGTACAGGAAATTTGTTCCGTATCTGTTGACTTTATTTTTCTTTATCTGGATTGGGAACCTGATGGGCTTGATGCCAGGTGCGGCCAACCTGACCGGAAATATTGCAGTGACCATGACTTTAGCTGTATTGACTTTCATTGTGGTCAACGTGAATGGTAATAAAGAATATTGGAAGCACGTATTCATGACCCCAGGCGTGCCTGTTCCTTTGTTGTTGGTGATTGTTCCCGTAGAAATCATTGGTTTATTCACGAAGCCATTCGCCTTGATGGTCCGTTTGTTTGTAGCCATTACAGCAGGTCACATTGTGATTTTGGCATTCATTGCACTGGTCTTCATATTTGAATCCTATGCAATCGGTGTGGTGAGTACTTTGATGGTAACTTTCCTTAATATCATCGAATTATTAGTTGCCACTATTCAGGCTTATGTATTTACCCTGTTTTCAGCGATGTATATCGGTGCGGCAGTGGCAGATCATGAGCATCATTAA
- a CDS encoding AtpZ/AtpI family protein, which yields MCPKKNSQQTRQQQVFKYLGLSFQMFAVIGLGTALGWYIQQKSQMKFPVWLLLFCFLSIVLAFYQLYISMKNDENQE from the coding sequence ATGTGCCCGAAAAAGAATTCGCAGCAGACTAGGCAACAACAGGTATTCAAATACCTGGGCCTTTCTTTTCAAATGTTTGCAGTAATTGGCCTTGGCACAGCACTTGGCTGGTATATACAACAAAAAAGCCAAATGAAATTTCCCGTTTGGCTTTTACTTTTTTGTTTTCTTTCTATAGTGTTGGCTTTTTATCAGTTGTACATTTCCATGAAAAATGATGAAAACCAAGAATAA
- a CDS encoding bactofilin family protein, whose product MFNKAEEKKSVVEMVNSSNVIAKETQIKGDIEAQGNIRVEGAVEGVVKSKSKIVIGESAFIKGNLYSAEAEISGKIEGQVTCTEILYLKKSALVTGDIITKKLVVENGATFNGKCQMGSVELSKTRKAEKLNVPEKEFAAD is encoded by the coding sequence ATGTTTAATAAAGCCGAAGAAAAAAAATCCGTTGTGGAAATGGTTAACTCCAGCAACGTCATTGCAAAAGAAACCCAGATCAAAGGCGACATTGAAGCCCAGGGCAATATCAGAGTTGAAGGTGCCGTTGAGGGTGTGGTCAAATCAAAAAGTAAGATTGTCATAGGGGAGTCTGCTTTCATAAAAGGAAATCTCTATTCAGCTGAAGCAGAAATATCCGGAAAGATAGAAGGCCAGGTAACCTGTACTGAAATCCTTTATCTAAAAAAATCCGCTTTGGTTACTGGAGATATCATTACCAAAAAGCTGGTAGTAGAAAATGGAGCTACCTTCAACGGGAAGTGTCAAATGGGATCAGTTGAGCTATCCAAAACTCGAAAAGCAGAAAAGCTGAATGTGCCCGAAAAAGAATTCGCAGCAGACTAG